In Mycobacterium sp. JS623, one genomic interval encodes:
- a CDS encoding FAD-binding oxidoreductase → MKWNAWGDPAGAKPLSEGIRSLLKQAVGLEDATTAELEAEQVRLRPSALSQADRDALGAIVGADYCGVDDHARLLRAGGKSTLDLLRRKDSGVQDAPDAVLLPGSEGEVAEILQFCADRSIAIVPFGGGTSVVGGLDPIRGDFKAVISLDLRRLDQLHSLDEVSGEAELGAGLTGPDAERLLGERGYSLGHFPQSFQFATIGGFAATRSSGQDSAGYGRFNDMVRGLCTVTPAGVLDLGRAPESAAGPDLRQLMIGSEGVFGIITRVRVRVHPVPETTRYEAWSFPDFATGADALRAVVQTGTGPTVIRLSDEAETGVNLATTDSIGEDKITGGCLAITVFEGTEAHANSRHAETRALMEAHGGTSLGEAPARAWEHGRFSAPYLRDSLLSAGALCETLETATSWSNLPALKAAVTGALTTSLAESGTPALVLCHISHVYPTGASLYFTVVAGQRGNPIEQWRNAKAAASDAMMRTGATITHHHAVGADHRPWMRDEIGDLGVAVLRAVKATLDPTGILNPGKLIP, encoded by the coding sequence ATGAAGTGGAACGCATGGGGCGACCCGGCGGGGGCAAAACCGCTATCTGAAGGCATCCGCTCGCTGCTCAAGCAGGCGGTTGGACTCGAGGACGCGACCACGGCGGAACTCGAAGCCGAGCAGGTGCGGTTGCGCCCGTCGGCGCTGTCGCAGGCCGATCGCGACGCGCTCGGCGCGATCGTCGGCGCCGACTACTGCGGCGTCGATGACCATGCCCGGCTGCTGCGGGCGGGCGGCAAGTCGACGCTGGATCTGTTGCGCCGCAAGGATTCTGGGGTGCAGGATGCGCCGGATGCCGTGCTGTTGCCCGGCAGCGAAGGAGAAGTGGCCGAGATCCTCCAATTTTGCGCGGACCGCAGCATCGCGATCGTTCCGTTTGGCGGGGGCACCAGCGTGGTCGGCGGCCTCGACCCGATCCGCGGCGACTTCAAGGCGGTGATTTCGCTCGACCTCCGGCGACTCGACCAGCTGCATTCGCTCGACGAGGTGTCGGGCGAAGCCGAACTCGGTGCCGGGCTCACCGGCCCGGACGCCGAGCGACTACTGGGCGAGCGTGGCTACTCGCTGGGGCATTTCCCGCAGAGCTTTCAATTCGCGACCATCGGCGGGTTCGCCGCGACGCGATCCTCGGGACAGGACTCTGCGGGCTACGGCCGCTTCAACGACATGGTCCGCGGCCTTTGCACGGTGACACCCGCCGGCGTGCTCGACCTCGGCCGGGCGCCGGAGTCGGCCGCGGGGCCCGACCTTCGGCAGCTGATGATCGGCTCGGAGGGCGTGTTCGGCATCATCACCCGCGTGCGCGTTCGGGTACATCCGGTGCCCGAGACCACCCGCTACGAGGCATGGTCGTTCCCGGACTTTGCGACCGGCGCCGACGCGCTACGTGCCGTCGTCCAAACGGGGACAGGGCCGACCGTGATCCGGTTGTCCGACGAAGCCGAGACCGGAGTCAACCTTGCGACCACCGACAGCATTGGCGAAGACAAGATCACCGGCGGCTGCCTGGCCATCACCGTGTTCGAAGGTACTGAGGCGCACGCCAATAGCCGCCACGCCGAAACCCGCGCGCTGATGGAGGCCCACGGCGGCACGTCGCTGGGGGAGGCGCCGGCGCGGGCGTGGGAGCACGGTCGGTTCAGCGCCCCCTATCTGCGTGACTCGCTGCTGTCGGCCGGCGCGTTGTGCGAGACGCTGGAAACCGCGACCAGTTGGTCCAACCTGCCCGCACTCAAGGCCGCTGTCACCGGGGCGCTGACGACCTCACTGGCCGAATCGGGCACGCCTGCGCTCGTGCTGTGCCACATTTCGCATGTGTATCCGACTGGCGCGTCGCTGTACTTCACCGTCGTCGCGGGCCAACGCGGCAATCCGATCGAGCAGTGGCGCAACGCCAAGGCCGCGGCGTCGGACGCGATGATGCGCACCGGTGCAACGATCACCCATCACCATGCCGTCGGCGCCGACCACCGACCGTGGATGCGCGACGAGATCGGCGACCTGGGCGTCGCGGTGCTGCGGGCCGTCAAGGCCACGCTCGATCCGACCGGAATCCTCAACCCCGGCAAGCTCATTCCGTGA
- a CDS encoding diacylglycerol kinase, whose amino-acid sequence MTQREIGRVTVLTNPMSGHGNAKHAAERAIARFQQRGVDACEIVGRYAEHARQLLDEALAHGTDALVVCGGDGVISLALQSIALGDIPLGIIPAGTGNDHAREYRLPRSDPEAAADIVADGWTESVDLGRIDNHAGVRKWFGTIMAAGFDSLVSDRTNRMRWPHGRMRYNLAMIAEISQLRPLPFRLAFDDGKTIVADLTLAAFGNTKSYGGGMQICPGADHSDGQLDITMVHATSRTRLIRLFPTVFKGTHIELDAVTTERAGSVSVDSPGINAYADGEYVCPLPVDVSVVPSALKILVPKPAR is encoded by the coding sequence GTGACCCAACGCGAGATCGGCCGCGTCACCGTTCTGACAAATCCGATGTCGGGCCACGGCAACGCGAAGCACGCGGCCGAGCGGGCGATCGCGCGTTTTCAGCAGCGCGGCGTCGACGCGTGCGAAATCGTCGGCAGGTATGCGGAGCACGCGCGCCAACTTCTCGACGAGGCACTGGCACACGGCACCGACGCACTGGTGGTGTGCGGCGGTGACGGTGTCATCTCGTTGGCGTTGCAGTCAATTGCGCTCGGCGATATCCCTCTCGGCATCATCCCCGCGGGCACCGGCAACGACCATGCACGCGAATATAGGCTTCCCAGAAGCGATCCCGAGGCCGCCGCAGACATCGTCGCCGACGGCTGGACGGAGTCCGTCGACCTCGGGCGCATCGACAATCACGCCGGGGTGCGGAAGTGGTTCGGCACGATCATGGCCGCCGGTTTCGACTCGCTGGTCAGCGACCGCACCAATCGGATGCGGTGGCCGCACGGCCGGATGCGCTACAACCTGGCGATGATCGCCGAGATCTCGCAGCTGCGGCCGCTGCCGTTCCGGCTCGCGTTCGACGACGGCAAGACGATCGTGGCCGACCTGACCCTGGCCGCGTTCGGCAACACCAAGAGCTACGGCGGCGGCATGCAGATCTGTCCGGGCGCCGACCATTCCGACGGCCAACTCGACATCACCATGGTCCACGCGACATCGCGGACACGGCTAATTCGCTTGTTCCCCACCGTTTTCAAGGGCACGCACATCGAGCTCGACGCCGTCACCACCGAGCGCGCGGGGTCGGTCAGCGTGGACTCCCCCGGCATCAACGCCTACGCCGACGGCGAGTACGTGTGTCCGCTTCCGGTCGACGTGTCAGTAGTGCCGAGCGCCTTGAAGATTTTGGTGCCCAAGCCAGCACGCTGA
- a CDS encoding DUF3145 domain-containing protein, with protein sequence MRAANQFADAATGVVYIHASPAAVCPHVEWALSSTLQARANLKWTPQPAMPGQLRAVTNWIGPVGTGAQLANALRSWSVLRFEVTEDPSAGVDGHRWCHTPQLGLWSGAMSANGDVMVGEMRLRTLMSSGADVLAAELDTVLGTAWDEALEPYRDGGDGAEVSWLSRGVG encoded by the coding sequence ATGCGTGCAGCGAACCAATTCGCCGACGCGGCGACAGGTGTGGTGTACATCCATGCCTCACCTGCGGCGGTGTGCCCGCACGTCGAGTGGGCGTTATCGTCGACCCTTCAAGCAAGGGCGAACCTCAAGTGGACGCCGCAACCGGCCATGCCCGGACAGCTGCGCGCGGTCACCAACTGGATCGGGCCGGTGGGCACCGGGGCGCAGCTCGCCAACGCGCTGCGCTCGTGGTCGGTGCTGCGGTTCGAGGTGACCGAGGATCCGAGTGCGGGCGTCGACGGGCACCGCTGGTGCCACACCCCGCAGCTGGGTCTGTGGAGCGGCGCGATGAGCGCCAACGGCGACGTGATGGTCGGCGAAATGCGGTTGCGCACCCTGATGTCGTCGGGGGCCGATGTGCTCGCGGCCGAACTCGATACGGTGCTCGGCACCGCGTGGGACGAGGCGCTGGAGCCCTATCGCGACGGCGGGGATGGCGCGGAGGTCAGCTGGCTCAGCCGCGGAGTCGGATAG
- a CDS encoding serine hydrolase domain-containing protein, giving the protein MPALDAIAGWPVNSAAAAVVAPSGVIAQYGDPKQRFALASVTKPLVARAAQIAIEEGVVELDTEAGPAGSTVRHLLAHATGYAMNSPELIAKPGQRRVYSNYGFRVLAETVQQASGIEFGQYLAEAVFEPLGMTDSTLDGGAEGAGFGATSTVADLAAFAVDLLRPKTVSRQMHAQAIDVQFPGLAGVLPGFGSQRPNDWGLGFEIRDAKSPHWTGSSNSGRTYGHFGQSGTFLWVDPDADLALVALTDRNFGDWAYRCWPAISDEVLREFGAH; this is encoded by the coding sequence GTGCCTGCGCTCGACGCCATCGCCGGCTGGCCCGTCAACTCCGCCGCGGCCGCGGTGGTCGCTCCGTCCGGAGTGATCGCGCAATACGGCGACCCGAAGCAACGATTCGCGTTGGCGTCGGTCACCAAACCACTCGTCGCTCGCGCCGCGCAGATCGCGATCGAAGAGGGTGTCGTCGAACTCGACACCGAAGCCGGCCCGGCGGGCTCCACGGTCAGGCACCTGCTCGCACACGCGACCGGCTACGCGATGAACTCGCCGGAATTGATTGCCAAGCCGGGCCAGCGTCGCGTCTACTCCAATTACGGGTTTCGGGTGCTCGCCGAGACGGTCCAGCAGGCGTCGGGCATCGAGTTTGGCCAGTACCTGGCCGAGGCGGTCTTCGAACCGCTTGGCATGACCGATTCCACGCTGGATGGCGGCGCGGAAGGCGCCGGATTCGGGGCGACGTCCACGGTTGCGGACCTGGCGGCCTTCGCAGTCGACCTGCTCCGGCCCAAGACGGTTTCTCGCCAGATGCACGCCCAGGCCATTGACGTGCAGTTTCCTGGGCTGGCTGGGGTTTTGCCCGGGTTCGGGTCGCAGCGGCCGAATGATTGGGGGCTGGGCTTCGAAATCCGGGACGCCAAGTCGCCGCATTGGACCGGATCGTCCAATTCAGGCCGGACGTACGGCCATTTCGGCCAGTCAGGGACGTTTTTGTGGGTCGATCCGGACGCGGACCTGGCGCTTGTCGCGCTGACCGACCGCAACTTCGGGGACTGGGCTTACCGCTGCTGGCCAGCGATCTCTGACGAAGTGCTGAGAGAATTCGGGGCACACTAG
- a CDS encoding class I SAM-dependent methyltransferase: MTTLEPNTDTTEEFAERMVGAIDAASLALLLSIGHQTKLFDTMAGLPAATSAQIADAAGLNERYVREWLGGVTAGRIVDYDPAAQTYWLPAHRAAVLTRAAGPDNLSHVAQFIPLLGEVEQKIIGCFSAGGGLSYSEYPRFHKLMAEMSGETFDAALIDVILPMAEGLPELLRDGADVADIGTGSGHAVNVMAKAFPASRFTGIDFSDEGLAAARAEASQCGLTNAAFVAKDVTALDETETYDAITVFDAIHDQAHPAQVLSNIYRALRPGGVFLMVDIKASSQVEDNIGVPFAAYLYTVSTMHCMSVSLALDGDGLGTVWGRQLATTMLADAGFRDVAVHEIDSDPINFYYVARK; the protein is encoded by the coding sequence ATGACAACGCTTGAGCCGAATACCGACACCACCGAGGAATTCGCCGAACGGATGGTCGGCGCGATCGATGCCGCCAGCCTGGCCCTCCTGCTGTCGATCGGACACCAGACCAAACTCTTCGACACGATGGCTGGGCTGCCCGCAGCCACGAGTGCACAGATCGCCGATGCCGCCGGGCTCAACGAACGCTATGTGCGTGAGTGGCTGGGCGGTGTGACTGCAGGCCGAATCGTCGATTACGACCCTGCGGCGCAGACCTATTGGCTTCCAGCCCACCGCGCCGCGGTGCTGACGCGCGCAGCAGGGCCAGACAACCTTTCGCATGTCGCGCAGTTCATTCCCCTCCTGGGTGAGGTGGAACAGAAGATCATCGGTTGCTTTTCCGCCGGTGGCGGCTTGTCGTACAGCGAGTATCCGCGCTTCCACAAATTGATGGCCGAGATGAGTGGTGAGACGTTCGACGCCGCGCTCATCGACGTCATCCTGCCGATGGCCGAGGGTCTCCCTGAGCTGCTTCGCGACGGCGCCGACGTGGCCGACATCGGCACGGGCAGCGGGCATGCCGTCAACGTGATGGCGAAGGCGTTTCCGGCCAGTCGGTTCACCGGAATCGACTTCTCCGACGAGGGCCTCGCCGCGGCTAGGGCAGAAGCGTCGCAGTGTGGATTGACCAACGCGGCGTTCGTCGCCAAGGACGTGACTGCGCTAGATGAAACCGAAACCTATGACGCCATAACGGTATTCGATGCGATCCATGACCAAGCTCATCCCGCGCAGGTGTTGTCCAACATCTACCGCGCGCTGCGGCCCGGTGGCGTGTTTCTGATGGTCGACATCAAGGCGTCCAGCCAAGTCGAGGACAACATTGGCGTGCCGTTCGCCGCTTACCTGTACACCGTTTCGACGATGCACTGCATGAGTGTGTCGCTTGCATTGGACGGCGACGGGCTCGGCACCGTTTGGGGACGCCAGCTCGCCACGACGATGCTGGCCGATGCGGGCTTCCGCGACGTTGCCGTGCACGAGATCGATTCGGACCCGATCAACTTCTACTACGTCGCCCGAAAGTAG
- a CDS encoding dioxygenase family protein, with protein MVTLPDAGRNALPTVYLSHGAPPLVDDELWVSQLRKWAADLPTPSAILVVSAHWEAAPLTIGSTTTETPLTYDFWGFPQHYYEITYDAPGASDLAARVEALMPDNEPVAHDPNRRLDHGAYVPLTVMYPDASIPVLQISMPTLDPQRLLALGHRLRPLRDDGVLIIGSGFTTHGLPFLDDPSPGATPPGWSTDFDAWASERFAAGDVDALIDFRHRAPGMPYAHPTIEHFSPLFVALGASGDPGQSPKQVIDGYWMGLAKRSIELI; from the coding sequence ATGGTGACCCTGCCTGATGCCGGCCGAAACGCGCTTCCGACGGTTTACCTGTCCCATGGCGCACCGCCGCTCGTCGACGACGAACTGTGGGTTTCGCAGCTGAGAAAGTGGGCGGCCGACCTGCCGACACCGAGCGCCATTCTCGTCGTGTCCGCGCACTGGGAAGCCGCCCCGCTGACCATCGGTTCGACCACCACCGAAACCCCGCTGACCTACGATTTCTGGGGATTCCCGCAGCACTACTACGAAATCACCTACGACGCTCCAGGCGCATCCGACCTCGCCGCGCGAGTCGAAGCGCTGATGCCCGACAACGAGCCCGTCGCCCACGACCCAAACCGCAGGCTCGACCATGGCGCCTACGTCCCGCTGACGGTCATGTACCCCGACGCCAGCATCCCGGTGCTCCAGATCTCGATGCCCACGTTGGACCCGCAACGTCTGCTGGCGCTCGGCCACAGGCTTAGACCGCTGCGCGACGACGGCGTGCTGATCATCGGATCCGGATTCACCACGCACGGCCTGCCGTTCCTCGATGACCCCTCGCCCGGCGCCACCCCGCCGGGTTGGTCCACCGACTTCGACGCCTGGGCCAGCGAGCGCTTCGCCGCAGGCGACGTCGACGCGCTCATCGACTTCCGGCACCGCGCGCCCGGTATGCCGTACGCCCATCCGACCATCGAGCACTTCTCACCGTTGTTCGTTGCGCTCGGCGCATCCGGTGATCCGGGCCAGTCGCCCAAACAGGTCATCGACGGCTACTGGATGGGCCTTGCAAAACGGTCCATTGAACTGATCTGA
- a CDS encoding S-(hydroxymethyl)mycothiol dehydrogenase: protein MTQTVRGVISRKKGDPVEVVDILIPDPGPGDVVVEILACGVCHTDLTYRDGGINDEFPFLLGHEAAGTVEAVGEGVTHVEPGDFVILNWRAVCGECRACKRGRPWYCFNTFNASQAMTLTDGTELTPALGIGAFADKTLVHELQCTKVDPAADPAVAGLLGCGVMAGLGAAVNTGAVGRDDTVAVIGCGGVGDAAIAGAALVGAKRIIAVDTDNTKLDWARGFGATHTINARELDPVATIQDLTDGNGADVVIDAVGRPGTWKQAFYARDLAGTVVLVGVPTPDMKLEMPLIDFFSRGGSLKSSWYGDCLPERDFPTLISLYLQGRLPLEKFVSERIGLDDIEDAFHRMHAGEVLRSVVVLQR, encoded by the coding sequence ATGACTCAGACGGTGCGCGGTGTCATCTCACGGAAAAAGGGCGATCCCGTCGAGGTGGTGGACATCCTCATTCCCGACCCGGGACCCGGCGACGTGGTTGTCGAGATCCTTGCGTGCGGCGTCTGCCATACCGACCTGACGTACCGCGACGGCGGCATCAACGACGAATTCCCCTTCCTGCTCGGGCATGAAGCGGCGGGCACCGTCGAGGCGGTAGGCGAGGGCGTGACTCACGTCGAGCCCGGCGACTTCGTGATTCTGAACTGGCGCGCGGTGTGTGGCGAGTGCCGGGCCTGCAAGCGGGGCAGGCCGTGGTATTGCTTCAACACTTTCAATGCCTCCCAAGCGATGACGCTGACCGATGGCACCGAACTCACACCCGCGTTGGGTATCGGTGCGTTCGCCGATAAGACGCTGGTGCATGAGTTGCAGTGCACCAAGGTCGATCCGGCGGCCGATCCCGCGGTGGCTGGGCTACTGGGCTGCGGTGTGATGGCGGGCCTTGGCGCCGCGGTCAACACCGGCGCGGTCGGCCGCGACGACACTGTTGCGGTGATCGGCTGCGGGGGCGTAGGTGATGCCGCGATCGCGGGTGCGGCGTTGGTGGGCGCCAAGCGAATCATCGCGGTGGACACCGACAACACGAAGCTCGACTGGGCACGCGGGTTCGGCGCCACGCACACCATCAATGCACGTGAGCTGGATCCAGTAGCGACGATTCAGGATCTGACCGATGGCAACGGCGCCGACGTCGTGATCGACGCGGTCGGTCGGCCGGGGACCTGGAAGCAGGCGTTCTACGCCCGCGATCTGGCGGGAACGGTTGTGCTGGTTGGTGTTCCGACACCCGACATGAAGCTGGAAATGCCGCTGATCGACTTCTTCTCCCGGGGCGGCTCGCTGAAGTCGTCGTGGTACGGCGACTGCCTGCCCGAGCGCGACTTCCCCACCCTGATCAGTTTGTATCTACAGGGCCGATTGCCGCTGGAGAAGTTCGTCTCCGAACGCATCGGGCTTGACGACATCGAAGACGCCTTCCACAGAATGCACGCCGGCGAGGTGCTGCGCTCGGTGGTCGTGCTCCAGCGATGA
- a CDS encoding MBL fold metallo-hydrolase yields the protein MNGGPIQRVVTHGTFELDGGSWEVDNNIWLVGDDSEVVVFDAAHDAGPIVMAVGGRHVVAVVCTHGHNDHVTVAPQLSEALDAPVLLHPADDVLWRMTHPDKDFHTVDDGHTLRVAGHELRAIHTPGHSPGSVCWHAPELNAVFSGDTLFQGGPGATGRSYSHFPTILESIRGRLGRLPGETVVYTGHGDSTTIGDEIVHYDDWVARGH from the coding sequence ATGAACGGCGGCCCAATCCAGCGAGTCGTCACCCACGGCACGTTCGAACTCGACGGCGGCAGTTGGGAAGTCGACAACAACATCTGGCTCGTCGGCGACGACTCCGAGGTTGTCGTCTTCGACGCCGCGCACGATGCAGGACCGATCGTGATGGCCGTCGGCGGTCGCCACGTCGTTGCGGTGGTGTGCACACACGGGCACAACGACCACGTGACCGTCGCACCACAGCTCAGCGAGGCGCTCGATGCCCCGGTGCTGCTGCATCCGGCCGACGACGTGCTGTGGCGAATGACGCATCCGGACAAGGACTTTCACACGGTCGACGACGGCCACACGCTGCGCGTCGCGGGTCATGAACTGCGTGCGATCCACACCCCGGGACACTCGCCGGGGTCAGTGTGCTGGCACGCCCCCGAACTCAATGCCGTGTTCTCCGGTGACACCCTGTTCCAGGGTGGGCCAGGTGCGACGGGACGGTCGTATTCCCACTTTCCGACGATCCTGGAGTCGATCAGGGGCCGACTGGGCAGGCTGCCGGGCGAGACTGTCGTCTACACCGGCCACGGTGACTCCACCACAATCGGCGACGAGATCGTGCATTACGACGACTGGGTGGCACGCGGCCACTAG
- a CDS encoding FAD binding domain-containing protein: MDVNTVKDVVRRPAQRPGSQWRDGDAWLAGGSWLFSDKQPAVRRLIDLEALRWDPLHASDAGLEIGATCTIAQLYAFRGPDWRAAPLFATSCEAFLASFKVWNSATVGGNICMSLPAGPMITMTVALEGAYTLWAADGSERVVEAVDFVTGDHANVLAPGELLRKIDIPIHALRKRHAHRHFTLTKLGRSTIFMIGTQSPDTADLLLTITAATTHPIRLAFDAVPDADELQARIDALPDDVWFDDPNGSPDHRHHLAKHYAEEIRMDLAAGAPR; encoded by the coding sequence ATGGACGTGAACACCGTCAAGGACGTGGTCCGGCGCCCTGCGCAACGACCGGGGAGCCAGTGGCGCGACGGCGATGCCTGGCTCGCAGGCGGAAGCTGGTTGTTCTCCGACAAACAGCCTGCCGTCAGACGATTGATCGATCTCGAAGCGCTCAGGTGGGATCCGCTTCACGCCAGCGACGCGGGCTTGGAGATCGGCGCGACGTGCACCATCGCGCAGTTGTACGCATTTCGCGGCCCCGATTGGCGCGCCGCACCATTGTTCGCCACCAGTTGTGAAGCTTTCCTGGCGTCGTTCAAGGTGTGGAACTCGGCCACGGTCGGAGGCAATATCTGCATGTCATTGCCTGCGGGACCGATGATCACGATGACGGTGGCGCTGGAAGGCGCCTACACGCTGTGGGCCGCCGACGGTTCTGAACGCGTTGTCGAGGCCGTCGACTTTGTCACTGGAGACCACGCAAATGTGCTCGCTCCCGGCGAACTGCTCCGAAAAATCGACATCCCCATCCATGCGCTGCGCAAGCGTCATGCGCACCGTCACTTCACACTGACCAAACTGGGCCGGTCGACGATCTTCATGATCGGCACCCAATCCCCCGACACCGCCGACCTATTGCTGACGATCACCGCGGCGACCACCCATCCGATCCGCCTGGCCTTCGACGCCGTGCCCGACGCCGACGAACTGCAGGCACGCATCGATGCGCTGCCCGACGACGTGTGGTTCGACGATCCGAACGGAAGCCCCGACCACCGCCATCACCTGGCCAAGCACTACGCAGAGGAAATCCGGATGGACCTGGCGGCAGGAGCCCCGCGATGA